CATTGACTCCAAACTCTTCCTCCAAAACTCAAAAGTTTCAAACCATTCTCCCCCAGTCTACGTTTTAATTCAGCTATGTCCCTTTCATCTCCTGTCATCCAACACTCTGTGCCTTCAGATTTAAGTCCTAGGATTTCTTCCCACATCCTTCATAGAGATTGCCCTTTTAGCGTTATGGATAACCAACTCACATGTACTGGGGTTGAACTTACCTAACAACCACCCACATAAACTTTTATTCAACTTGCATTTGAGATGTAACAGGCTCCCAAATCCAATTTCCGCaaccccctttttttttttttgtgatccTAGTTGAAACTTCCAAATAATTTTGTGCTTTATCTATCGCACATTATGAACACTTGGAAACTTTTTGTGTCTTCCTTGCGTAACTATTATGAACGCTTACTCGGTGGAAATTTTTGATGGTGAAGTTTGTTGATTGTTGGGGGCCTTGTTGCACACTCACACCATCTTCGACCTCTTGGCCTCATATATAAGCtcacatataattttattatacttaatttaatttttaatattaaattctctcaattatttataattttttaacaattcaacaatacaatcatcactttttcttaattattcacaactttttcatactttttctcataattcaacaatacaattattataatttaattaaaatcaaaattaaattctaCTTAACTGTAAAATTAAATACACCAGAAGTACAATGTAGGCCCTCTGGATCGATCGAGGAAGTACAATTTCCTAGATCGATACAGGAAGTACAATGAAGGCCCCCTGGGTTCCTTGCAAgatctatatgtatatgtgtgttaATGGTTAAAGTGAGAACGTGGGAAAAAGGGCGAGAGAGACAGCTGTTGTCCATGGCTTtcttttgacttttctctctctctctctctctctctctctgtgtctgcTGCTGACTCATGATCATCTTTGGGGTACCAAAGCAAATGTTGTCCATGGCTTTCTTTACATTTTGTTTTTGCTCACTTTACAAGCAATATTTAGACTTGGATGAATCGGATGTGTTCTCTAGATGACAAAATGTTTTTGGTTGTCTTGTTGCTTTACCACTTATTGGAAGGTGGAAGCAATGTTTTTCTTTCAGTGTACATCATCCTTTCTTCATCTACTtaagtttcattttttctttcttgtaacATCATATTAatctaagaaaaaaaaattgatatctATTAGTACTATAACTCATTATCCATCTGTTTGTTCCATGTGACTTTGCAGGCTGCTGCTTGGTCTTGCTCATGGGATTTCCATAGATCTTACTACATATATGCTGGATTACAGGTCTGATATCTTTAAGTGTCTTCCTATCGAGTTAAAGGAGTATTTGTTTGacctattttattttgttcgcCTTGTAGAATGGTACCTTGATGGTGTTTGATATGCGCCAAACTGTGAAGCCCGTGGAATCCTTGAATGGGCTGTCATCCAACCCAATTCATACAATACTGTCCTTCTCACAGAAGAATACTAATGGACCTAGATCAGTCCTAATTGCATCTTCAATTGGCCTGTCTCTGTGGAACGATGACTGTCGTGAGGAAAGGTATGAGAAGCAACTATGTGTAGGTTACAATTTGCGGATGGCCATTGGAACAGACAAAAACTCTTCATTTGAGCAGCATGCTTAAACTTCCAGTTGTATTGCTTTTATTTGATGACTATTACAAATATGTCTGAAGCTTATAAGTTTCTCATGGTAACACATTGTGTATACTCTGAGAAGTAGAAGTAATAGACAGTAGAAACCTTTGGCCAAGAAAGCGTTGTGAAGTTTGTATGATTGTAGGATGAAGGGTTTTTTAGTTTTAGGTGAGCAGCTTTGGATTGATTATTtccatatattaataaaattcatgACTGGAATCTCAGGAACCAACTTATTGGTTTTTCTGGATGGCAAAGCGACTTTGAAATTGTAGTGGAAGAGCTTTCCTTTGTGCAGAATCAGAAAAGTGAAGTAGCATTGTACAGTgaatcttcttttttatccTCAATTTCTCCCAGGGCCAAATCCTCTTGGGAGGCTGTAACTTAACTTTATGTTTAGAGAACTATCTTCCTTTTGATTTGTATGAATCGCGGCAAGCAACTTTATGGTATTCTTCCCTTGGTATTGGTGGAAAATACGTGGCTCAATGTTGAGGATGATATATTTGCTCATGTACCAAATATTGTGAATATTTCATGGAAAAAGGACGTCATGTATAAAATAGTTCGGAATCAGTTGCCTCACAAGATTATCCAAAAGACACATTCTTTTTCAATGATGGGTTTTTCCCCCCTTTAAGAGTGATGATGGTTTTCAGGTTATTCCAGAGAGCGAGCAAAAACTAGAGTtatcataaataattaaattagataAATGAGATGAAGGATCAGTTgaaccaaaaaatatatgtatatgtgttatcataaataattaaattagataAATGAGATCAACGATCAATTGAAtcaaaaaacatatatatattccgaCCTGCCAGATTCGAACCAGTGACCTAAGAATTATCTGTGACAACTACAGTCCTCCGCTCTACCAACTGAGCTAAGGTCGCTCGTGCCTACTTATGAAATGAAAGCTTAATCCGCGCAAATATTTGTGACATTACACCCCCAGTCCAATACAAAGGCAGCAAAGCCTTACACCATCCTCTAAATCTCTCCCATCTATATAATGTAATATATGATTacagaataaaaaaaaaattaaagttgtaACTTCAATCTCCAAATCCTCAACTCTATATTGCGTGGCTTGTCATTGCCTTATGAATATAACTTGACCCACAAGgattatgaaaataataataaatccaGTGATAAAGAATTCAATCAAAACTCAGGTACAGCCTTTGTAACTTCATGGTATTCCCATGGAATGGCCAGTTCCTATTTGGAAGGATGCCATTTCTTTTAACTGCCGCAGTTTCCGCTCCCGCTAATAGTTTAGCACATTCTTTGTTGTTACTATGGGGTCCGGAAGCACAAGGAGATTTTACTAATATATctaattttttgtaattaatatGATGTGTCATGTAAAATAAGTTTTAAACATAGTCATAATAAATACAATTACAATTTAAAATGATGATCATAAATACAATTACAATTCAAAATGAAAACCTAGAGATCAAACCTAATTACTATTTGAACATATAAacaagttttaaaaattaatcctAAAAACATTacctaataaatatttttaaagattaaattaacaacaaattgaaaaaaaatgcccatataaacaaattttaaaagttaataaaattatgggGCACTTAGAATTAGTAAGTGAATAAGATAACACCACGTAGCTTACAAGCAATAATAGGTAATAAGTAAGTGAAGGCAAtgcattattaatttatataatcatGTCCGTATATGTAAATTTGGTGGAAACGTAAAGGAATACGAGAGATTgtgttatatttttcattaaggTTTAAACACGTGATAATCCCACAATAAATATCTTAGAGTCAAATTAATGTGCGCAATTATAGTTCTGGTTTTGTATGGACTATTTATAGttcattaaataattaatagatttaaTGTGTAGATATGCAATAACCTCTAATGAAAATCACAAATACAcagaaattaattgaattgttCATAATCTGGAGACATCTTACCATTtggtatattatttttaagattttactagtattacattatatttattaagatGATAAGATTTTAGATATCGCGCATTTAAAGAATTATATCAATCATCAGAGATGATAAATGATGGATATACCTCACTGTATATATTGCTAGCAAACGGTGCACATTTCGCCCATATGAAAGGcctataataatattaaatggCACAtactctaatatatatatatagatacacacacatataaatAGACACAGTAATGatattgtaattattgttCTTTTGAACGCAGGCACACGTTTGTCATTCAACCCAGGAAtgcatattattttatcttccTAAAAAAGGTGTCCTTGTTACTGCGATCAGTTTGGAATCTGCCATTGTTGTGGTTGTCATCCGGAGGATAATATGGCAAGGCAAAATAACCCTTCGAATAATCCGAGATCCTTCCCGAAATTAATCAATGTATAATGTATGGCATCCAGCTTCCAGATAGTTTTTAAGTTCTAGCATAATGCGAGAAATCATTATATGTAATTTACATGATGTAGTGGctaataattaatacataaataatattatcacGAATTATGCGTGTGAGTACATTATGATGCGGCTCTAAGTTCCTTTTACCTGTTAACTATTTTAAGCAAGATTATCATCAACGAAGAATAAATTAGATATGCTCATAACCCCGTTGAGCTCTGGTATACGGTAATAAGATGCCCAACCAGGAAGACGGAAACAAACTGGTAGACGATTTAGCTGAATTTGGACGGACTACTCttatattttcagtaatttctGATCGCACGTACGTATATCCTGCTCAAGTGATGCTTTAGTGGAAAAACTAGGATGGAAAGAAAAGGACAGTTTGCCCTACCAAATCTCCCtctcctccccccccccccccccccccccccccccccccccccccccccccccccccccccccaacaaaTAATTGCTTCCACTTACTTTCTCTTTACCTTAAAATTgcaaagaaaaaaggggaCAGATCTAGGATGAATTTGGTGGGTGCTAATTTGTCTTTCCTACATATATCTGGTACTGCAGCGGCCCTATCAGTAATTATCTTTCTTTCCATGAAAAAGCAACTGATGATacctctttttctctttttcttttgtttcttccTTCCCCATTGGTTCATTGCCTATAGATGGCAGTTATTTCCGTTACTCATTCAAAAGAAGATGTCAGTACAAGCGAACCAAGAACAGCATAGCACTCAGTGAACCCAATGTTGGCGGGTCCCTCCTTATTGGAAGAAACATTCACTAGCAATATGAATGGGAATTGAAGTTGCGGCCACCAACTTGaccaaaattaagaaaaacaagTAGGAAAATTCCCTAAAGAGAATTGTTTTTGCACATAAATTGTCCTTGCGTTGCATGGGCTTTCGCAAAGCTCCGGACGGACTAAACGTTCTTGGAGGTTTGAAAATAGTTGAATCACACTTTTAACAATTGTATTTTATAGGATTGCTTACCACATTTGCAAAGAATGAAACTCAACACACTCATCAGTCAGAACAATTCACTCTTCTATAGTCACTATACAGGAAACACAGTAAGGAGATGCTGCAATCCGGTAAGCGTGAGGATTTGTTTCCTCTTGATTAAACTAACTTTATCTCCAAGAAGATCTTTCATCAGCATCTTAATATCTGGATGACATGGCTCCATTCCACAGATACTATAGCAGAGACTCACAATAGCTCCCAAGTGAAAATTCTGTGTCGACAAGCCTCCAATTCTTTTGCTTAGGGAGCAGGCAACCTTACTTAAACAGCAAGCTTGTGCAGTTGGAAGGACAAATTGGTAGGCAAGGGTATCTTCTTACTACAGCCACAACCAATTTAATGGACTATTTATAGtccattaaataattaatagatttaaTGTAGGTAGATAAGCAACATCTAATGAGAATcaagaaattaattgaattgctcataatctgatgatatcttacCATTTAAATAGattattttaagattttacaagtattacattatatttatttaaaaatcaaatttcatatAGATATCGtgcatttaaaaaattatatcaatcATCAGAGATGATGAATGATGGATATAcctcattatatatatatatatatatatattgctagCAAACGGTGCACATTTGGCCCATGTGAAAAGCCTACAATAATATTAAATGGCACATACTctcaaatatatatctatatatatacatatatacataaatagatACAGTTAATGTAATGTAATTATAACCCTAAGGGGTTTGGCTTAATAATTAAGGTGCACCTAAGTTTGCACTTGATCCCAGGTTTAAATCCCCTTGGGATCACCAGAGCGtctttggcgtgattacccgCTCCGTGCGCCGCTGGGGGTTCACAGAGCCCCGAAAATTAGTCAGGCGAAATCTAGACACCCCggattagaaaaaaagaaaaagaaaagtattgtaattattattcttttgaaCGCAGGCGCATGCTTGTCATTTAACCCAAGAATGCGCATCATTTTATCTTCCTAGAAAAGGTGTCACTTGTTACTGCGATCAGTTTGGAATCTGCCGTGGTTGTCCTCCATTGGAATTATGGTAACAGCGTGCATCGAAACACGCCAGAATCTCCCACGTTCTCTCCTTAAAATTGCAAAGAGAAAAAGGGAATAGATCTAGGATGAATGTGGCCGGTGCTAATTTGTCCGGATGTCATTACTCTAAACGAAAAGAAGAATCAATCAGTAATTATCTTTCATTCCATGAAAAAGCAACTGACGATACCCATTGCTTCATTGCCTGTAGATAGAAGTTATTTCCGTTTCTCattcaaaagaaaatgtcagCACAGCGAACCAAGAGTAGAATTGGGCCTAAAAAAGTATGGACTAGATCCTTTGGTCCAAATTGCTGAGTGCGCCTTCTGATGTCAAATGACTCGTCTAAAAAGAGTAGAGCACCAAGTATTGGCAAACAGAATTGGGCCTAGGGTCTCTGTAGCCTTGTTCTTCACACTTCATCTATACCTGACCACGAAGTTTATTTTGCACTACGATTCAAAAGGACTTGATGGCCGCTCAGCATTGACACGTTTCAGGTTGCAGAGGTAGTTTGCCGCTGCTCAAGGTGCCTCTTCACTTGCAGGTGAGGTTGGGAGGAAGGATCCGATTATAGATTGAGTTTGTCAGTTATCTCGTCTATAAATACAAGCTGCTGTTGTTTTTACAAAAGATAGATTAGCTCAATACTGTCTTTCCAATTTTTTGAAAGAATGAATCTTTTTTCCACCTTCAAAAATGACGAACTTGGACTATCATATGAAACTGTAATCAGCACTGACAATGAAAGAATATGTTATAGTAGGAAGGAGTTTTACATAATTGAACTGGCTTCGACATAATTCCTTTGCAATTATTATGTTCTCCACAAGCCACGAAAAATTGTCTTTACACTCATTGAGGTATTGCTCAAATATTAAAGCATAGAACAATCTCTTCATCCAAGAAaacataataattttgaaatatagtCTAAGGAATCTTAGTTAGGATTATTAGTGCATAAGAACAAGACTAACGAGACAGAGTCAATGCAAATGAAAAGCTTCAAGAGAAATAAGGCAACAAAatgctctttctttctttctttcctttttttttttgggtaagaaGGGAAATATTATAGATGCTAATCAACTATGTGTCAAGACCAGCGGAAGAGCTGGGGTCACTACAGATGTCTCTTGGGTAAGAAACTGTTGAATAATAAAttgtatttaataataataataatatgttgTATGATA
The sequence above is drawn from the Punica granatum isolate Tunisia-2019 chromosome 5, ASM765513v2, whole genome shotgun sequence genome and encodes:
- the LOC116207277 gene encoding uncharacterized protein LOC116207277 isoform X2 → MIIFGAAAWSCSWDFHRSYYIYAGLQNGTLMVFDMRQTVKPVESLNGLSSNPIHTILSFSQKNTNGPRSVLIASSIGLSLWNDDCREERNQLIGFSGWQSDFEIVVEELSFVQNQKSEVALYSESSFLSSISPRAKSSWEAVT
- the LOC116207277 gene encoding uncharacterized protein LOC116207277 isoform X1 — encoded protein: MTKCFWLSCCFTTYWKAAAWSCSWDFHRSYYIYAGLQNGTLMVFDMRQTVKPVESLNGLSSNPIHTILSFSQKNTNGPRSVLIASSIGLSLWNDDCREERNQLIGFSGWQSDFEIVVEELSFVQNQKSEVALYSESSFLSSISPRAKSSWEAVT